One part of the Malus sylvestris chromosome 2, drMalSylv7.2, whole genome shotgun sequence genome encodes these proteins:
- the LOC126613888 gene encoding probable carboxylesterase 15, translated as MVSENKRLVEEVSGWLRVFDDGSVDRRWTGPPEVQFMVEPVAPHDEFVDGVSTKDVVAGKSSGLRVRLYLPKRKPEDDDTKLPIILHFHGGGFCMSQADWYMYYHIYTKLSRSTNAIVASVYQRLAPEHRLPAAIDDCYSALLWLRSLARGEQNEPLLSHADFNRVFLIGDSTGGNIVHHLAAQAGTADLSPLRIAGGILIHPGFVRAERSKSELEQPQSPFLTLDMVDKFLDLALPVGSTKNHPITCPMGPEAAPLDNLKVPPFLLCVASKDLMVDTEMEYFEAMKKADKDVELLINEGVSHSFYLNKIAVDTDPDTAAETERLIAGIKQFIKNTTIEGL; from the coding sequence ATGGTCAGTGAAAATAAAAGGCTAGTCGAGGAGGTGTCTGGTTGGCTAAGAGTCTTTGACGATGGTTCAGTCGATCGTAGGTGGACTGGACCTCCTGAGGTCCAGTTCATGGTAGAGCCTGTGGCGCCCCATGATGAATTTGTCGACGGAGTTTCCACAAAAGATGTTGTGGCCGGCAAATCATCTGGACTTCGCGTCCGACTATATTTACCGAAGCGAAAGCCGGAGGATGACGACACCAAGCTACCAATAATCCTCCATTTCCACGGGGGTGGCTTTTGCATGAGTCAAGCTGATTGGTACATGTACTACCACATATACACTAAACTATCTCGCTCCACGAATGCCATTGTAGCGTCTGTCTATCAGAGGCTCGCACCGGAGCACCGTCTCCCGGCTGCCATTGACGACTGCTATTCCGCTCTCCTTTGGCTCCGGTCATTGGCTCGAGGCGAGCAAAACGAGCCACTCCTCAGCCACGCAGACTTTAACCGTGTGTTCCTTATTGGGGATAGCACCGGAGGGAACATAGTCCATCACTTGGCAGCTCAAGCGGGGACTGCGGACCTGAGTCCCTTAAGAATTGCCGGCGGGATTTTAATCCACCCCGGTTTCGTACGAGCGGAGCGGAGCAAGTCGGAGTTGGAGCAACCTCAGTCACCTTTCCTTACCCTAGATATGGTGGACAAGTTCTTAGATTTAGCCCTTCCAGTGGGGTCCACCAAGAACCATCCCATAACTTGTCCGATGGGTCCCGAGGCCGCACCGTTGGATAATCTGAAAGTTCCGCCGTTCCTTCTCTGCGTTGCTTCCAAGGACTTGATGGTAGACACGGAAATGGAGTACTTTGAGGCCATGAAGAAGGCCGACAAGGATGTGGAGCTTCTAATCAACGAGGGGGTGAGTCATAGCTTTTATCTGAACAAGATTGCCGTCGACACGGACCCGGACACAGCCGCAGAAACTGAGCGTCTGATTGCAGGGATCAAACAGTTTATCAAGAACACTACGATTGAAGGACTTTGA